A region from the Sphingomonas sp. S2-65 genome encodes:
- a CDS encoding ABC transporter substrate-binding protein: protein MVHPGAQIIRTLQTLMLLLTLTLASCGTPARRQGNTPLVASAIGGAAVPGDPSAGRLDFAQRVVVGATGQGLVRFDAGGGIQPGLAERWIVIDDGRSYIFRLREAHWSDGTPVTAAEVVRAIRRAAAVSSRNALAPYLAVIDQIVAMTPQVIEVRLKRPRPDLLKLFAQPELAVLRTPGLDGSGPFRARPAGGGVTLRAASDSVNSAEDTERSPGETLRLYGERAGVAIARFRAGQSDLILGGSFVDWPIAASSGINPANLHADPAQGLFGFAVIRREGFLVDAANRAALSMAIDRAALVQSVMPDWAPVETLLPMQLDSALPPALPTWTIMTLDARRQEARARVRTWQQAHPGGVTIRVALPSGPGATLVWGHLASAMLRIGVTPLRVAADDPADLRLIDEVAPYDSGRWYVNTACIACSPEAAALILAGREAPDLTTRARRIADADAALTADAAFIPIAQPLRWSAVALRLTAWQRNTRAWHPLTHLRNEQE from the coding sequence GTGGTTCATCCCGGAGCGCAGATCATCCGCACCTTGCAGACCCTGATGCTGCTGCTGACGCTGACGCTGGCAAGTTGCGGCACTCCGGCACGGCGGCAGGGAAACACACCCTTGGTCGCGAGTGCGATCGGTGGCGCGGCGGTGCCAGGTGATCCAAGCGCCGGGCGGTTGGACTTCGCACAGCGGGTTGTGGTGGGGGCGACCGGCCAGGGGCTCGTCCGCTTCGACGCAGGCGGGGGTATTCAGCCGGGTTTGGCCGAGCGTTGGATCGTGATCGACGATGGCCGCAGCTACATCTTTCGGTTGCGCGAAGCCCACTGGTCCGACGGGACGCCGGTGACCGCAGCGGAAGTAGTGCGCGCGATCCGCAGGGCGGCTGCGGTGTCGAGCCGCAATGCCCTTGCACCCTATCTAGCGGTCATCGACCAGATCGTGGCGATGACTCCGCAGGTGATCGAAGTGCGGCTGAAGCGACCGCGCCCCGACTTGCTGAAATTATTCGCCCAACCCGAGCTCGCGGTGCTGCGTACTCCTGGGCTCGACGGAAGCGGGCCATTCCGTGCGCGGCCGGCAGGCGGCGGAGTAACGCTGCGCGCCGCCTCCGACAGCGTCAACAGTGCGGAGGACACCGAACGGTCGCCAGGCGAGACCCTGCGACTGTACGGCGAACGTGCCGGGGTCGCTATCGCGCGTTTCAGGGCCGGACAGTCCGACCTGATCCTGGGAGGGAGCTTCGTCGACTGGCCGATCGCCGCCAGCTCAGGCATCAATCCGGCCAATCTCCATGCAGATCCTGCACAGGGCCTGTTCGGATTTGCCGTGATCCGGCGCGAAGGTTTCCTCGTGGACGCAGCCAATCGGGCAGCCCTGTCGATGGCGATCGACCGGGCGGCTCTTGTCCAATCCGTCATGCCAGACTGGGCCCCCGTCGAAACCCTGCTCCCCATGCAACTGGATTCAGCGCTGCCGCCGGCGCTGCCGACCTGGACGATCATGACGCTGGACGCTCGCCGGCAGGAGGCACGCGCACGGGTACGCACGTGGCAGCAGGCGCATCCCGGCGGCGTAACCATTCGGGTCGCTCTGCCCTCCGGGCCCGGGGCTACGCTGGTCTGGGGACATTTGGCGAGCGCGATGCTGCGGATCGGAGTCACGCCGCTGCGGGTAGCTGCCGACGATCCCGCTGACCTGCGGCTGATCGACGAAGTCGCGCCCTATGACAGCGGGCGTTGGTATGTGAACACCGCGTGCATCGCTTGCTCGCCCGAGGCTGCAGCATTGATCCTGGCGGGACGTGAAGCCCCCGACCTTACCACGCGCGCGCGGCGTATCGCCGACGCCGATGCCGCGCTTACGGCGGATGCCGCATTCATCCCGATCGCTCAGCCGCTGCGCTGGTCCGCCGTCGCGCTGCGGCTGACCGCCTGGCAGCGGAACACCCGCGCATGGCACCCGTTGACTCATCTGCGTAACGAACAGGAGTAG
- a CDS encoding DUF4112 domain-containing protein — protein sequence MGTGGIGRVPVGKDPAAVRARVEAMEKILERGFTIPGTRQTFGLDVMLDLIPGIGTTVAAGMGLYMAWEARNLGMSKAAIARMAGNVGVDWALGLIPWVGAIPDFFFRSNTRNLKIIKRHLDKHHPSTVTITPR from the coding sequence ATGGGCACCGGAGGCATCGGACGTGTGCCGGTCGGGAAAGATCCGGCCGCGGTCCGCGCGCGGGTCGAAGCTATGGAAAAAATCCTCGAGCGCGGCTTCACCATCCCGGGCACCAGGCAGACCTTCGGCTTGGACGTGATGCTGGACCTGATCCCGGGCATCGGCACCACCGTTGCCGCCGGCATGGGGCTCTACATGGCGTGGGAAGCGCGCAATCTGGGGATGTCCAAGGCTGCGATCGCACGGATGGCCGGCAATGTCGGAGTCGACTGGGCGTTGGGCTTGATCCCCTGGGTGGGGGCGATCCCGGACTTCTTCTTCCGGTCCAACACGCGCAACCTGAAGATCATCAAGCGGCACCTGGACAAGCATCACCCCTCGACGGTGACGATCACGCCGCGCTGA
- a CDS encoding (d)CMP kinase, which produces MIIAVDGPAASGKGTIARALARHYGLPHLDTGLLYRAVAATVLRAQLDPAVEADAVLSCGFEDSLLADPWLRTDDVGKVASVVSANPLVRAALLQRQKAFAQQPGGAVLDGRDIGTVIAPDADAKLFVKATPTIRAQRRHLELRRAGQDPSLDKVLADIRARDERDSRRSDAPMVAAADAALLDTSFLSIDAAVQKAIELVESRRSAST; this is translated from the coding sequence ATGATCATCGCCGTCGATGGACCCGCTGCTTCGGGCAAGGGGACCATCGCACGCGCGCTGGCCCGCCATTACGGGTTGCCGCACCTGGACACCGGCCTGCTTTACCGGGCGGTGGCGGCAACAGTGCTCCGCGCACAACTGGATCCCGCCGTGGAAGCCGACGCGGTGCTATCCTGCGGGTTCGAGGATTCGTTGCTCGCCGATCCATGGCTACGCACCGACGATGTCGGTAAGGTCGCCTCGGTCGTATCGGCGAATCCGCTGGTCCGTGCCGCCTTGCTGCAGCGGCAAAAGGCGTTCGCGCAACAGCCGGGCGGCGCGGTTCTCGACGGGCGCGACATCGGCACGGTAATCGCGCCGGATGCGGATGCGAAGCTGTTCGTGAAAGCCACGCCCACCATCCGCGCCCAGCGCCGCCACTTGGAGCTGCGCAGGGCAGGGCAGGATCCAAGCCTGGACAAGGTATTGGCCGACATCCGCGCCCGCGACGAACGCGACTCCAGGCGCAGCGACGCGCCGATGGTCGCCGCTGCCGATGCCGCCCTCCTCGACACGAGCTTCCTTTCCATCGACGCTGCCGTTCAAAAGGCGATCGAGTTGGTCGAGTCGCGGCGCAGCGCTTCCACCTGA
- the nadA gene encoding quinolinate synthase NadA, giving the protein MDARLGQGMAGLDLRAEIERLRKERNAVILAHYYQKPELQDLADFVGDSLDLSRKAAETDAEVIAFCGVRFMAETAKILSPDKIVVLPDMNAGCSLEDSCPPDQFAAFRAQHPDHIALTYINCSVEVKALSDIIVTSSSAERILAQIPPEQKIIFGPDRNLGGYLTRVTEREMLLWPGVCIVHEAFSETELLKLKAQHPGAPIAAHPECPPHILDHADYVGSTRGILEFAQSFPGDTLIVATEPHIIHQMEKALPGKTFIGAPGADGNCNCNICPYMALNDMEKLYLALRDLNPRIEIEEDMRLKAKKSLDRMLEMASSSVGHGDLGPVRVTGD; this is encoded by the coding sequence ATGGACGCACGGCTGGGGCAGGGGATGGCAGGACTGGACCTGCGCGCGGAAATCGAGCGGCTGCGCAAGGAGCGTAACGCCGTCATCCTGGCGCATTATTACCAGAAGCCGGAGTTGCAGGACCTGGCCGATTTCGTCGGCGATAGCCTGGACCTCAGCCGCAAGGCGGCGGAAACCGATGCGGAGGTGATCGCGTTTTGCGGTGTGCGCTTCATGGCTGAAACCGCCAAGATCCTGTCGCCCGACAAGATCGTCGTGCTGCCCGACATGAACGCCGGGTGCAGCCTCGAGGACAGCTGCCCTCCCGACCAGTTCGCGGCCTTCCGCGCGCAGCATCCCGATCACATCGCGCTGACCTACATCAACTGCTCGGTGGAAGTGAAAGCGCTGAGCGATATCATCGTCACGAGTTCCTCGGCCGAGCGCATACTCGCGCAGATCCCGCCGGAGCAGAAGATCATCTTCGGCCCCGACCGCAACCTTGGCGGCTATCTGACCCGCGTCACCGAGCGCGAGATGCTGTTGTGGCCCGGCGTGTGCATCGTCCACGAGGCGTTCAGCGAGACCGAACTGCTCAAGCTGAAGGCGCAGCATCCCGGCGCGCCGATCGCCGCGCATCCCGAATGTCCGCCGCACATCCTGGACCATGCCGATTATGTGGGGTCGACCCGCGGCATCCTGGAGTTCGCGCAAAGCTTCCCGGGCGACACGCTGATCGTCGCCACCGAGCCGCATATCATCCACCAGATGGAAAAGGCATTGCCGGGGAAGACCTTCATTGGTGCGCCGGGTGCTGACGGCAACTGCAACTGCAACATCTGCCCGTACATGGCGCTCAACGACATGGAGAAGCTGTACCTGGCGCTCCGCGACCTCAATCCGCGCATCGAGATCGAGGAAGACATGCGGCTGAAGGCCAAGAAGAGCCTCGATCGTATGCTCGAGATGGCGAGCTCCAGCGTCGGCCACGGCGATCTTGGGCCGGTGCGCGTGACCGGCGACTGA
- a CDS encoding DUF4230 domain-containing protein: MEDRRVRNWGCAKFVALLLALVLTVGAGFWFLGQSVKQQFTGPDPVTVAQASLQGLREQNRLSTFAARYVAVVTSKQSRLGMSAQKTLIMPGMVRYEIDMAKLQQKNVSWDANTGQLTVTLPPVEIVGPEVDLNAMREYDGGGMLMRFTDIEDRLDAANRKAGQAELVRQAREATPMKLAKDATRRAVERSFLMPLKAAGIDASVRVYFPDERPGSSREVWDASRSAADVFGNRW; encoded by the coding sequence ATGGAAGATCGCCGCGTAAGGAATTGGGGCTGTGCGAAGTTCGTCGCGCTGCTGCTCGCGCTGGTACTCACGGTCGGCGCCGGCTTCTGGTTCCTGGGCCAGAGCGTGAAGCAGCAATTCACCGGACCCGATCCGGTGACGGTCGCCCAGGCCAGTCTTCAAGGATTGCGCGAGCAGAACCGTCTGTCGACCTTTGCCGCGCGCTACGTCGCAGTGGTGACCTCCAAGCAGAGCCGGCTTGGCATGAGCGCGCAGAAGACGCTGATCATGCCTGGCATGGTCCGCTACGAAATCGACATGGCGAAGCTCCAGCAGAAGAATGTCAGCTGGGACGCGAATACCGGGCAGCTCACCGTCACGCTGCCGCCCGTGGAGATCGTCGGGCCGGAAGTCGACCTGAACGCGATGCGCGAATATGATGGTGGGGGCATGTTGATGCGCTTCACCGATATCGAGGATCGGCTGGATGCCGCCAACCGCAAGGCAGGGCAGGCCGAACTGGTCCGTCAGGCGCGCGAGGCGACGCCGATGAAGCTGGCCAAGGACGCCACGCGACGGGCTGTCGAGCGCAGCTTCCTCATGCCGCTCAAGGCGGCTGGGATCGACGCAAGCGTGCGGGTATATTTCCCTGACGAGCGGCCGGGCAGCAGCCGTGAGGTCTGGGACGCGTCGCGCAGCGCCGCCGATGTGTTCGGGAACCGCTGGTAA
- a CDS encoding MBL fold metallo-hydrolase, whose product MNEVPTGVAMAVDPLVTRILAPNPSPYTHTGTQTYLVGTSGLAIIDPGPDDPVHVQAILDAVAGRPVVAILCTHTHRDHSPAAGVLRAATGAPVIGCAPLTMEDAGPRADAAFDIGYAPDRVLKDGEGVAGPGWTLVAVATPGHTSNHLAFALPEAQALFSGDHVMGWSTTVVSPPDGDMGAYMASLEKLMGRDERIYFPGHGEAIENPQRFVRGLLGHRKQREGQILRLLRDDTRDVGAMVARMYVGLDPRLTGAAARSVLAHLVDLQGRGLVQEEAGQWKIAA is encoded by the coding sequence ATGAATGAGGTACCAACGGGCGTTGCGATGGCGGTAGATCCGCTCGTCACCCGGATCCTGGCTCCGAACCCGTCGCCTTACACCCATACGGGCACCCAAACCTATCTGGTCGGAACATCGGGGCTCGCCATCATCGATCCCGGCCCCGATGATCCTGTCCATGTGCAGGCCATACTGGATGCGGTCGCCGGGCGCCCGGTCGTCGCGATCCTCTGCACGCACACGCATCGCGACCACAGCCCGGCTGCTGGGGTCCTCAGGGCAGCGACGGGCGCACCGGTGATAGGCTGCGCGCCGTTGACCATGGAGGATGCGGGGCCGCGCGCCGACGCTGCCTTCGACATCGGTTATGCGCCCGACCGGGTGCTCAAAGATGGGGAGGGCGTGGCCGGTCCCGGATGGACCCTGGTTGCGGTTGCGACGCCCGGCCACACCTCGAACCATCTTGCGTTCGCGCTGCCCGAGGCACAGGCGCTGTTCAGCGGCGACCACGTCATGGGCTGGTCGACAACCGTGGTGAGCCCGCCCGACGGCGACATGGGCGCGTATATGGCGAGCCTGGAAAAGCTGATGGGGCGCGACGAGCGCATCTATTTTCCCGGGCACGGCGAGGCGATCGAGAACCCGCAGCGGTTCGTGCGCGGGCTGCTCGGCCACCGCAAGCAGCGCGAAGGGCAAATCCTGCGGCTGTTGCGGGACGACACGCGCGACGTGGGGGCAATGGTAGCGCGGATGTATGTCGGCCTGGACCCCCGGCTGACCGGTGCAGCGGCGCGATCGGTGCTCGCGCATCTTGTCGATTTGCAGGGGCGCGGCCTGGTCCAAGAGGAGGCCGGCCAATGGAAGATCGCCGCGTAA
- the nadC gene encoding carboxylating nicotinate-nucleotide diphosphorylase codes for MTFQLDRFDLAAFVQSTLAEDLGEVGDITSAAVIPEDAVFTGVMDSRDAITVAGLPIAEAFFRALDPEVWIERLVEDGVRVAAGTELLRLRGRARAMLAAERSALNTVQHLSGIATLTRRYADTIEGSGATLLDTRKTLPGLRVVEKYATRMGGAQNHRMGLWDAAMIKDNHVAVAGSVGEAARRAVAAGIASIIVEVDRLDQIAPALEAGATHLLLDNMPPETLREAVAEVAGRVPTEASGGVRLDTIRAIAESGVTYVSVGRLTQSAPAADIGLDFSAA; via the coding sequence ATGACTTTCCAGCTCGACCGCTTCGACCTCGCCGCTTTCGTCCAATCGACTCTTGCCGAGGATCTCGGCGAAGTCGGGGACATCACTTCCGCTGCGGTGATCCCCGAGGATGCGGTGTTCACCGGCGTGATGGACAGCCGCGATGCGATCACCGTGGCCGGGCTTCCGATCGCCGAAGCGTTCTTCCGCGCGCTCGATCCCGAAGTATGGATCGAACGGTTGGTAGAGGATGGCGTTCGGGTTGCGGCGGGGACGGAGCTGTTGCGTCTGCGTGGACGGGCCCGGGCGATGCTCGCAGCCGAGCGATCGGCGCTCAACACCGTTCAGCATCTTTCAGGCATCGCCACGCTGACGCGCCGTTATGCCGACACGATCGAGGGCAGCGGCGCCACGCTGCTCGATACGCGCAAGACGCTGCCCGGGCTGCGGGTGGTGGAGAAATACGCCACGCGGATGGGCGGGGCACAGAACCACCGCATGGGGCTGTGGGACGCTGCGATGATCAAGGACAACCACGTCGCGGTCGCCGGGTCGGTGGGGGAGGCTGCACGCCGTGCCGTTGCTGCCGGAATCGCTTCCATCATCGTCGAGGTGGACCGGCTGGATCAGATCGCGCCGGCGCTCGAGGCGGGCGCAACGCACCTGCTGCTCGACAACATGCCGCCTGAGACATTGCGCGAAGCCGTTGCCGAAGTTGCCGGGCGCGTGCCGACCGAAGCCTCTGGCGGCGTTCGCCTCGATACCATCCGCGCTATCGCGGAAAGCGGCGTCACCTATGTCAGCGTTGGCCGGCTCACTCAGTCAGCGCCCGCCGCCGATATCGGGCTGGATTTCAGCGCGGCGTGA
- a CDS encoding TIGR02300 family protein yields the protein MVKPEWGTKRACPKCGTRFYDLQKDEPVTCINCSFAWEPEPILKSKQPLPFEVVKTDAAKNKAEDSDLGDEDLDIGADDEEPSADDDVDLGGDDDLGVETVKDEDEQ from the coding sequence ATGGTGAAGCCGGAATGGGGCACCAAGCGCGCGTGCCCGAAGTGCGGAACGCGGTTCTACGATCTGCAGAAGGACGAGCCCGTCACCTGCATCAACTGCTCGTTCGCGTGGGAGCCTGAGCCCATCCTGAAGTCGAAGCAGCCGCTGCCCTTCGAAGTGGTGAAGACGGATGCCGCGAAGAACAAGGCGGAGGATTCCGACCTTGGCGACGAGGATCTGGACATCGGCGCCGATGACGAAGAGCCCTCGGCCGACGACGACGTCGATCTGGGCGGCGACGACGATCTGGGCGTCGAGACCGTCAAGGACGAAGACGAGCAGTAA
- a CDS encoding APC family permease, with product MKLIDLLFGRRLANREHEQRKIGWVAGVPAMGLDGLGSSSYGPEAALTILIPLGAASLAYIGWVIAPIIALLLILYLSYRQTLLAYPTNGGAYTVAKENLGEPGALLAASALMIDYILNVAVGISAGVGALTSSVPSLHPYALWLCLGILALVAIANLRGTREAGWLFALPTYLFLASFAGIIGYGLFQILATGGNPQPVVAPPELGRATEAASLWLLLRAFAAGCTAMTGVEAVANGVDAFKEPVVRQARATLTVICLSLGLLLIGIAVVAHGYRLGAMDQTAAGYQSVLSQLVGAIVGRGVLYYAAMISLLAVLCLSANTSFVAFPRVCRLVALDGYLPRSFAVSDRRLVFSVGVLFLTATGAGLLILFDGITDRLIPLFAIGAFLTFTLSQAGMVVHWLREGGQRGRMLINALGTVTTAVALVIILLAKFADGAWIVALAVPLTIAALVGVHRYYQHADRQLEAAGPFSVDEIDAPTVLVAYEDRNRMTDRALRFAMTLSPDVVAVHLLRLKGPEQEEDLRGIRERYEAEVAAPLTAAGMTPPRLMLVPAPYREIDGPLLDLVAKIDEATPGRSVAILIPERVHRRWWAHILHSRRADRLRAALMEHAGPRLMIVTAPWRG from the coding sequence ATGAAGCTGATCGACCTCCTGTTCGGCCGCCGCCTCGCCAATCGCGAGCATGAGCAGCGCAAGATCGGCTGGGTGGCCGGCGTACCGGCGATGGGCCTCGATGGGCTCGGCTCGTCCTCTTATGGCCCCGAGGCGGCGCTCACGATCCTGATCCCGCTCGGTGCGGCGAGCCTTGCTTATATCGGCTGGGTAATCGCGCCGATCATCGCGCTGCTGCTGATCCTCTACCTTTCATACCGCCAGACGCTGCTCGCTTATCCGACCAATGGCGGCGCATACACGGTGGCCAAGGAAAATTTAGGCGAACCCGGTGCGCTGCTCGCCGCCTCGGCGCTGATGATCGACTATATCCTCAACGTCGCGGTCGGCATTTCGGCGGGGGTGGGTGCGCTTACCTCGTCGGTTCCGTCGCTCCACCCTTATGCCCTTTGGCTGTGTCTCGGCATTCTGGCGCTTGTCGCGATCGCCAATCTGCGCGGCACGCGCGAGGCAGGCTGGCTGTTCGCTCTCCCGACCTATCTCTTCCTCGCATCGTTCGCCGGCATCATCGGCTATGGCCTGTTCCAGATCCTGGCCACGGGCGGCAATCCACAGCCTGTGGTGGCGCCGCCCGAGCTTGGCCGCGCAACCGAAGCGGCCAGCCTTTGGCTGTTGCTGCGCGCCTTTGCCGCGGGCTGCACGGCGATGACGGGCGTGGAGGCGGTCGCCAACGGCGTCGACGCGTTCAAGGAGCCCGTGGTGCGCCAGGCACGCGCGACGCTGACGGTGATCTGCCTGTCGCTCGGGCTGCTCTTGATCGGCATCGCCGTGGTTGCGCACGGCTACCGTCTGGGCGCGATGGATCAAACCGCAGCCGGATATCAGAGCGTCTTGTCGCAGCTCGTCGGCGCGATCGTCGGCCGTGGCGTGCTTTATTATGCCGCGATGATCAGCCTGCTGGCGGTGCTCTGCCTGTCGGCGAACACCAGTTTCGTCGCTTTCCCGCGCGTATGCCGGCTCGTCGCACTGGACGGCTATCTGCCGCGCAGCTTCGCCGTGTCGGATCGCCGGCTGGTGTTCTCGGTCGGCGTTCTGTTCCTGACCGCCACGGGTGCAGGGCTGCTGATCCTGTTCGACGGCATCACCGATCGGCTGATCCCGCTGTTCGCCATCGGCGCATTCCTCACCTTCACGCTCAGCCAGGCCGGAATGGTCGTCCATTGGCTGCGCGAAGGCGGCCAGCGCGGGCGCATGCTGATCAACGCGCTGGGCACCGTGACCACTGCAGTGGCGCTGGTCATCATCCTGCTGGCCAAGTTTGCCGATGGTGCCTGGATCGTCGCCCTTGCGGTGCCGCTCACCATTGCTGCCCTGGTCGGAGTGCACCGCTACTACCAGCATGCCGATCGGCAGCTGGAAGCGGCCGGTCCGTTCAGCGTCGACGAGATCGACGCGCCGACCGTGCTCGTCGCGTACGAGGACCGTAACCGGATGACAGACCGGGCCCTTCGCTTCGCGATGACGCTGTCGCCGGACGTGGTGGCGGTGCACCTGTTGCGGCTGAAGGGGCCGGAGCAGGAGGAAGATTTGCGCGGGATCCGCGAGCGGTATGAGGCCGAGGTTGCGGCGCCGCTCACTGCCGCGGGCATGACCCCACCCCGTCTGATGCTGGTGCCGGCTCCTTATCGTGAAATCGATGGGCCGTTGCTCGACCTCGTGGCGAAGATCGACGAGGCGACGCCGGGACGGTCGGTGGCGATCCTGATACCCGAGCGCGTGCATCGGCGCTGGTGGGCGCACATCCTGCACAGCCGACGCGCGGATCGGCTGCGTGCCGCGCTTATGGAGCATGCTGGCCCACGTCTGATGATCGTCACCGCCCCCTGGCGAGGTTGA
- the aroA gene encoding 3-phosphoshikimate 1-carboxyvinyltransferase, translating to MSHAAPRPLSVSSRGPLRGALTVPGDKSISHRALMFSALAVGESRISGLLEGEDVLATAAAMRAMGARIERGEDGIWRVQGVGVGGLLQPAQALDMGNSGTSTRLLMGLVSSHAITATFTGDASLSARPMGRVIEPLSHMGADIQASPGGRLPLMVRGMCPAVPITYTLPVASAQVKSAVLLAGLNTQGITRVIEPVPTRDHSERMLRGFGAEVTVEDSPDGKIISITGEAELKPQTIEVPGDPSSAGFWMVAASIVPGSNIVIRNVCMNPTRTGLITALKLMGADIVQVDAREVGGEPVADLRVRHAALSAIEVPADLAPSMIDEYPILFVAAAMAQGRTVARGAHELRVKESDRIAAMRVALQAIGVATEEFEDGLAIEGSGGAPLPGGGAVASLLDHRIAMSMTVAGLAAAKPIAIDDVSPVATSYPDFFQTLDALTGGAE from the coding sequence ATGTCGCATGCCGCTCCTCGACCCCTGTCCGTCTCCTCCCGCGGCCCCTTGCGCGGGGCGCTTACCGTTCCCGGCGACAAATCGATCAGCCACCGGGCGCTGATGTTTTCGGCGCTTGCGGTCGGCGAAAGCCGGATCAGCGGGTTGCTGGAAGGCGAGGACGTCCTCGCGACCGCCGCCGCGATGCGGGCGATGGGCGCGCGTATAGAGCGCGGCGAAGACGGTATTTGGCGCGTGCAGGGCGTTGGCGTCGGCGGACTGCTCCAGCCGGCCCAGGCACTGGACATGGGCAACTCCGGCACCTCCACGCGGCTGCTGATGGGACTGGTGTCGAGCCACGCGATCACCGCGACCTTCACCGGCGACGCATCGCTGTCCGCGCGGCCGATGGGCCGGGTTATCGAGCCGCTCTCGCACATGGGCGCCGACATCCAGGCGAGCCCGGGCGGGCGTCTGCCGCTGATGGTGCGCGGGATGTGCCCGGCAGTGCCGATCACCTATACGTTGCCGGTCGCATCGGCGCAGGTGAAGTCCGCGGTGCTGCTGGCCGGGCTCAACACGCAGGGGATCACTCGGGTCATCGAGCCAGTGCCTACCCGCGATCACAGCGAGCGCATGCTGCGCGGCTTCGGTGCGGAAGTGACGGTTGAGGATAGCCCCGACGGCAAGATCATCTCGATCACCGGAGAGGCGGAGTTGAAACCGCAGACGATCGAGGTGCCGGGCGACCCCTCCTCAGCAGGCTTCTGGATGGTCGCGGCATCGATCGTACCGGGATCGAACATCGTGATCCGCAACGTCTGCATGAATCCGACCCGGACCGGGCTGATCACGGCGCTCAAGCTGATGGGCGCGGACATCGTGCAAGTCGATGCGCGCGAAGTCGGCGGTGAGCCGGTTGCCGACCTGCGGGTTCGGCATGCCGCATTGAGCGCGATCGAAGTGCCGGCCGATCTCGCGCCCAGCATGATCGACGAATATCCCATCCTCTTCGTGGCGGCCGCCATGGCGCAGGGGCGGACTGTGGCCCGCGGCGCGCACGAACTGCGCGTCAAGGAGTCTGACCGGATCGCCGCCATGCGCGTGGCGCTGCAAGCGATAGGCGTAGCGACCGAGGAGTTCGAAGACGGCTTGGCGATCGAGGGATCGGGCGGTGCGCCATTGCCCGGCGGCGGCGCGGTCGCGTCGTTGCTCGATCACCGCATCGCGATGAGCATGACGGTGGCCGGTCTCGCCGCGGCCAAGCCGATCGCGATAGACGATGTGAGCCCGGTCGCGACTAGCTACCCGGATTTCTTCCAAACGCTGGATGCGCTCACCGGAGGCGCGGAATGA